GGAATAGCCCATTGTATATCCACCAACTGCTTCAGAATAGTACATATCCGTTACATGGACAGCGTTTGTTCTAATTGTCTCATTAAACCATTCTCTATCTGACATATTAGCTCCAACTTGACTTTGATTTTGAGCTGCGACTGTTATTTCGCCTGATATGTCAACCACAAATAAATCAAAGTAGACTTCATATATATCATAAATATTCTTCATAAATGATTTAGCGCTTTTTTTCATTTCAGGAGTTGGATTGGTTAGACAATCTTTTATTGCATCAAATGTAGCCCATGCTTGTACATCACAGTTTCTTTCGAAAAGGTTACGGTCAATCTTATCAATCGTATCAAAAGCGATATCAACAGTGCGCAAGGCAATTATTTCGTTTGCTTTATTTTGAATTCTATTTATTAAAACTTCACTCTCTTTACTTGAATCTAAACACTCCTCAGCAAACTTCTTGATTTCTTTTGCAACGACAGAAAATGCTCTACCAGCTTCCCCAGCACGAGCTGCTTCAATTCCTGAATTTAGTGCTAGAATATTTGATTTCATGGAAATATCTTTTATTTTATGCATAACATCTTCCATATTTCTATTATCTAGCTTAAGCTCATTCATTAGTATCGACACATTTAGATTTTTTTCAATCGTGCTTTCCATAACAGTAATCCCCCCAAAGAGTCATTATCTCTATAATTAATTATACCTATATTATTTCTATAATATGTAAAAACTGCTAGCTCAATAATACACAACAGTAATTATTATGTCAATATAATTAAAAGATAATTTAAAATATTTAGAATATAATCATTGGAGTTTTTGAAGAGAATGAATATAAGTTAAAATTATTGTAATTATTTTAACTCACTATTTTCTAGATAAAAAAGCACCTTTAATCTCAACACATTTGAGAAAAGGTACTTCCTTTTTAAATTTACATATAGTTATCAACAAAACCCCATACTGTTTTCCAATAAAGTTCTGGATCTACATTTTCAGCTTGACCATGTTCTGCACCTGGAATCACTAATCTTTCTTTATCTACCTTTGCAGCACGATAGACCTCATCTAACATTTCAAACGGGACAAAACTATCGGCTTCTCCATGAATAAATAGCATAGGGGTAGTGCTTTTGGAAACCTGATCAATAGCTGATGCATCATTTAAATCGTATCCAGCTCGTATTTTTGTAATAGTGTTTGCTGCATTCATTACAGGGAAGGGTGGTAAATTAAATAAATCATCTAATTGATACGTAAACACATCCATTACAGAGGTATATCCACAATCCTCCACAATAACTTTTACATTATCAGGTAATGTTTCACCTGAAGTCATCATAACAGTAGCGCCACCCATCGAGATACCGAATAAAGCAATTTCAGCGTCTGGATCTTTTTCTATAATAGTATCAATCCATTGCAACATATCTTTCCGATCATCCCATCCCATGCCAATGTAATCTCCTTCACTTTCACCGTGTCCACGTAAGTCAGGTGCTAACACACTATAACCTTTATCGTAGAAATTACGAATCCATCTGGTCATTTGTGTGCTATTTGATGTATAGCCATGTGCAACTATAGCCCATTTATGATCTGCATTGTTATTTTCATATACATTGGCGTTCAGTGTTAGATTATCCTCAGAAACAATATTTTCTTGGCTTGGTATGTTTGTATCTGAAAAAGTGATATCTAATAATTCATTTTCTTCAGCTACTAATGCTGACACTGCTTCAGATTCACCTAAATTGGGGTTATCTTGTAGAAACTCTTTCTCTTCTTTAGGATTTAAAGCAAAGTTATAAAAATAGTTACCTACAAACCCGTAGGAAATAATGAGGATTCCAATAACTGATGTAGCAATTATGTAACGTTTTTTCATACTAAATCTCCTCGCGTCTAATACTGTGAATTTTTATTTCAAATTATAATATAGCATATAGAAGGATAAAAAGGTTAGGATAAAGATTATTATTTGAGGAATAGTGTGATAGAATCATGTTCAGAGAAATAGTTCAAACTAAGATAAATTATTTGTTATGAAGGAGCATAATTTTGACTAAAAAAAAGTACTATGTTGTTTGGTCAGGTAAAAATACTGGGATTTTTGATACATGGGATGCATGTAAGAAACAAGTTATTGGAATAAACGGAGCAAAATATAAGTCTTTTCCTTCAAAAGCTGAAGCTGAAACTGCTTTTAAAAATGGACCTAAAATGCAGACGAATTCTAAGCAAAAAGTCTCGACAAAGGGACAGGCATCTTCAAAAATAGAAACAACGTTTATTGAAGATAGTATAAGTGTTGATGCCGCATGTAGTGGAAATCCAGGAGTAATGGAATATAAAGGAGTTTACACAAAAAACAATGAAGAGTTGTTCCATTTTGGTCCTGTATCAAATGGAACAAACAATATCGGTGAATTTTTGGCAATCGTACATGCATTAGCTTTATTAAAAGAGAAGAGCAGTAGTTTACCAGTTTATTCGGATTCTAAAACGGCAATCAGTTGGGTTAGAAAAAAACATGCGAACACGACGATACCAAGAGACTCTTCAACTGAACACTTATGGGAATTAATTGATCGCGCAACGAACTGGCTAAATCAAAATAGCTATAAAACGGAGATTATTAAATGGGAAACGAAGCTTTGGGGTGAAAGCAAAGCAGATTTTGGTAGGAAATAAATTAGAAAATACAATAGGAGTGAAGTTCTCTACTAGGAAAGTGCTTCACTCTTTTTTGTAAAACTTACAAACTTCAGGATATTGTTTCATTTCTTTATGACCTTTCTCACTAAGAGCATAAATCCCTCGTTTAACTCTTTCAAACCACCCATAGTAATTCTTTGTTAGTATAGAGGGAGTTTTCTTACCAGCTCCCATTTCAATTAATGCTTTTGGGGATAGTGAACCAGCATATTCAAGGTAACAGGCAATTTGAATACAATTCTCTCTATAAGCAGTCATAATTTGTGTTCTATTTGATCCACCAATATTAAAATCCGCACTTCGTCCATTAATTTCTTTCAGTACTTCTTGTCGCTTTCGCTTATTTTTCCCAATCAGTTTTTTACGATTAAATGGTGTAGGGTGAAAAATAATTTCTGTCTTTTTCGTGTTTCCTGAAAAAGTAACTAGAATTAGTCCTAAATCTAATCGTCTTACTAAATGGCATATATCTGTCCACCGTTTAGATCTACGGTTATACTTCGGTTTTGGAATTGCTATGTATACAAATTCGGATAAGCGTTGTCTTTTCGCTGCTTGTATAAGCAACTCGACAGTTAAATTCAGCTTTAATTCAATGATGATTAGTTCATCATCTTTTATGACTGCGATATCACAGTCTTTTACTTCTCCGTAAACTTGATAACCCTCTCTAACAAAGTGGCTTTGAATAGGCTTGTATAAATCAGATTCTAGTATTTTATTTGTCTCTTTCATATTGCACCGTCCAATTTCAAAAATCATTTCTACTAATATTTTATCATAAATGAGCATGATTAAGCTTGAAATAAGATACTTTGTATACCTATTCTTACGATAATATCAATGTGTATATAAGATCTTTAGAAATAAAGAGAGAAAGGAGCTTCTCTTCATTTCCTTTAAATGATTATTTTGCAACTGGTTGACTAATTGTCTGTAGGCTGTGATCAAAGACAGCAGCAGTGTGTTTTGAATTATGAAGCAAGGGATAATTGCCAGTTACTAAAAGACTGGGTGGAATTGGTTTGCATGCTTGTGCAAAATTACTTTCTTGGTTTAGAATTATCGCATACTGCATTTGATTCTGAATGTGTTTTGGCGTAATTCCGATAGGATATTTATTTTGTTTAAATAGTTTTTTCGCTAATTTAATTGCTCGTCGTAATTCATTCATGTCGCTTCTCCAACATGCAGTTGGAATCAAAAAGGTTAGGGATCCAGCAATTATAATGAATGCTAAATAAAGAAATGTAGCAGTTGTGAAAGTGAAAAAAAGACTTTGTAAAAAAATTGCACACAATAAAAGGTTTAGAAGTAATTTGCGGCAATTGTAGACTAAAACAATGGCCCCATATAAAGTAAAACTAAGAATGACTGTGTATTGTTGGTTACTTCCCCAAACATCATTTAAAACTAGATAAGTAAACATCCCAAGGGTAAAGAAAACAAGTGAGAAACTAAATAGTTGAAAGGGAATGTAGTTTGTTTTTATCTTGTTAAAGGAATCATACTTTTTAAGTAGTGGACACCATTTATCGAAGTTAGACATATCCGAATTTGTCGTACGTTTCTTCTTTGAACGACATTTGTTTTGTTCAAAGATCATCATTGATTCAAGTAGGAAATAGGGACCTTGTTCATCATGCTTTGTAAATAGCCAATTCTTCAAATGAAGTTCAGGTTCATCTAGTTTTTGATGTACTCTTTTCCAGGTGAAACGAAATGTTGTACCTTGATTTAAAGCAGATGGGACCTCTGATAGTGTAATTATGTTGCGTTTGTGTAAGGAGAAAAGTCCGGCTATAATAGCTTCTTTTGTTAGTTTTGCATGTTTATTTACGTAATGAACAATTAACGGATCTGTCTTTTCCATTAATGCTAATAGTGCCTTTTTATTCTTTTTTTCATGGTTTATGGTGTTTGGATGTCTTAAAATAAGATATGCTCCAATAACTATACTACTTATTATAGCAATAAGCAGAATGGAAACCTTACTGTTAAAATTATCTTCAACATTCTTATAACGGGATTGCAATGCACTTTCTGAAATTAGAAGTTCATTTTTAAAATTTTTTGCTTCATCAATTGGTCGATTAGTTAATTCGATAGCAGGGAAAATAAATCTGAAATCAATAGACTCTGATTGAGAAAGGAAATCATATGTGTAGTAGGTCTCATCATCAACGGTATGAATAATTGGTTGGTTACTAGAATGAAAAAAGATAAAAGTATCCTGATTTTTCTGTTTCTTAGGAGTGCTTAGTTTAAGCATTACATCATCAATACCACCATCTTTTATTTCATCAAAAAAGATGTACTGTAAATCGGCAATATCGTTATATTTTGTAATAGCATCTTTAATATCATAGCTAAAAACGATTTGTTTTAATTCATTTTCGGAGGAAGAGCTAATTTGATAGTCATTTTTCATTTTTTTAACAGTTAAAGGTTCTAGATTGAGCGTTTCAAGATCTTTCTCTGCAAGTTGATTTGGTGCATGATAGGCTTCGAAGTTTTCAATATTGTCATCCATAGATCTAGTAGTTTTATTGAATGAATTGTGATAAGTGTATAACTCTGTTATATGTACTGTTCCGTCACTGTCTATATTAGCTTGAATATTTGCAGATTCAATTGTTAGAGCATGGTTGTTATCTCCGCAGCTAACTAACAATAATAAAAGTGGAAACAGACAAAATAATCGGTGCTTTATTTTCAATTTAATCATCCTTTTTAGTTACATAAAATACATCAAACTTGTCCAAATATCTGATAGTTAAATCTATGATGAAAAGCTACTGAACATGTATAGAACGATGAATAATATAATCCTTATAAAAAATACGGATAATTTAGAAGCATAATTACCATGCTAAGTGTCAAAATCACTAGAAAGGAGTGGGCACAATGGGAAGAGACGAACATCAACATGGCAAACATAATAAAGCGAAATTGCCACAAACACCCAAAAACCAAAAGGATTCGGATGGTGTTGATATTGAAATGTCCAACAATCCAGAAGTTCAATTTGGTGTTAATGAAGCAGAAGAAAAAGATAATAGAAAATAAAAGAGTAGCATCCATTCATTCAATGGATGCTACTCTATCAAGATTACTCAACATTCGGCTCTGGATAATCATAACCAAATGTATTAACAACAACAGTTTTCATACGTTGATCGTTAAGGGGTTTGTCAGTTGCATTTGGATCTAGTTCAGATGCTACAATTGTATCTACAACTTCCATACCTTCGATAACCTTTCCAAAACTAGCATATTCACCATCTAGACTAGGTGAATCAGCTACCATAATGAAAAACTGTGATCCTGCTGAATCAGGTTCGTTTGTTCGTGCCATTGATAGTACCCCTCGTTCATGTAATAAGTTATTTTCGAACCCATTAGAACTAAATTCACCTGGAATCGAGTAACCTGGACCACCACCTCCAGTACCATCAGGATCTCCTCCTTGAATCATAAATCCAGGAATGACACGGTGAAAGATAAGCCCGTCATAAAAACCTTCTTCAATTAAGCTGATAAAATTCGCAACTGTATTTGGAGCGATTTTTGGATATAGCTCTAAGATTATTTCTGTTCCATTTTCCATTGTAATAGTAACAACTGGATTTTCCTCGACATCCGACAAGTCTAATTGTTCACTCAATTGCTCTTCAACATCATCTGTTTCTGTTACAGAACCACAACTTGCGATTAGTAATAGTAGTAAAAGGCTACTAATCAAAGTTAGGATTGGTTTTATTTTTATTGTCATAATTGCTATTCCTCCTGTTAAATTATCTCATCTTAAACGTTTCAATATAGTATTATATCACGTGCTTGTTACAAATTAGTAGCGGTACTTTTCGTTATTTGCAACGATATAATTTTTCGGAACCCTTCTTGTAGAATGGTTTAGAAGGAAAAAATTCCACTATTATGGATATAAAATTTGGATTTGGGAAACGTAAACATAATACGGTAGAAATGGAGATGATCATTTAATGCGTAAACTTTTGTTTGTTTTATCAATAATAGCTTTCTTTACATTAACAGGTTTTAGTTCTAATACAACTGATATAAATGTGGATGACATCATAGTTAATAAAGAAGAGGTACAAGTGAATTCCAATATCTTTATGCAAGATAGGATAAATAATAGTAGTGATACCACAATTATGGAAGGAGTAAATACTGTTTTAGCGACCATTGAGGCGTTAAAATATACTGCAGTTCATTCCCCTAACGATAGTGCTAAAATAATAAAAATTGGTAAGAAGTTGAAAGAAGATTGGGAGCTTATTGAAGAAAAAGTAGAAGCTGCTTACCCTGAGGATTATACGAATATTGAAGAGAGTTTTTATCCATTAATTGAGGAGACACAACACGATAAACCAGATACAGATGTGTTAATGAAACTGACAGCAGAAGTAAATGATAAATTATTTAAATTCAAAGAAAAAATATCTGCTTAAATAAAATTGTATAGATAAATAATAAAAAGACATTAGATGGTTTTGATCTAATGTCTTTCTATTACGTTAATTCATCTTATTTACTGTTGATCTCTTTATTCGAAAAGAAAAAACAGTTAAAAATAAAGATAAAAATACAAGTATAAAGCCAAATACCTGCCAACTGCTCAACATTTCATCTAATAGGAGGAGACCTATTAAAACGGCTACAACTAACTCAAAAGAAGAAAGGATAGAAGCTTTGCTTGATTCGACATAAGAAAGCCCGATAGTGAATAAAATATAAGCGAAGATTGTAGAGATGATTGAAATCCCTAAGATGTTCAACCAAACTT
The nucleotide sequence above comes from Paraliobacillus zengyii. Encoded proteins:
- a CDS encoding methyl-accepting chemotaxis protein produces the protein MESTIEKNLNVSILMNELKLDNRNMEDVMHKIKDISMKSNILALNSGIEAARAGEAGRAFSVVAKEIKKFAEECLDSSKESEVLINRIQNKANEIIALRTVDIAFDTIDKIDRNLFERNCDVQAWATFDAIKDCLTNPTPEMKKSAKSFMKNIYDIYEVYFDLFVVDISGEITVAAQNQSQVGANMSDREWFNETIRTNAVHVTDMYYSEAVGGYTMGYSSPIHNDQGEIIGVFTTRFNWEFIYDIIDRAKLHEKSKLYAINSKGYIIASQDRKGILEKNLNDLKAVKNVLSGKDQRGYTIENNQIYAYCLTEGYNAYKGKGWSVIVTESI
- a CDS encoding alpha/beta hydrolase; its protein translation is MKKRYIIATSVIGILIISYGFVGNYFYNFALNPKEEKEFLQDNPNLGESEAVSALVAEENELLDITFSDTNIPSQENIVSEDNLTLNANVYENNNADHKWAIVAHGYTSNSTQMTRWIRNFYDKGYSVLAPDLRGHGESEGDYIGMGWDDRKDMLQWIDTIIEKDPDAEIALFGISMGGATVMMTSGETLPDNVKVIVEDCGYTSVMDVFTYQLDDLFNLPPFPVMNAANTITKIRAGYDLNDASAIDQVSKSTTPMLFIHGEADSFVPFEMLDEVYRAAKVDKERLVIPGAEHGQAENVDPELYWKTVWGFVDNYM
- a CDS encoding viroplasmin family protein, with translation MTKKKYYVVWSGKNTGIFDTWDACKKQVIGINGAKYKSFPSKAEAETAFKNGPKMQTNSKQKVSTKGQASSKIETTFIEDSISVDAACSGNPGVMEYKGVYTKNNEELFHFGPVSNGTNNIGEFLAIVHALALLKEKSSSLPVYSDSKTAISWVRKKHANTTIPRDSSTEHLWELIDRATNWLNQNSYKTEIIKWETKLWGESKADFGRK
- a CDS encoding DUF2161 domain-containing phosphodiesterase, with product MLIYDKILVEMIFEIGRCNMKETNKILESDLYKPIQSHFVREGYQVYGEVKDCDIAVIKDDELIIIELKLNLTVELLIQAAKRQRLSEFVYIAIPKPKYNRRSKRWTDICHLVRRLDLGLILVTFSGNTKKTEIIFHPTPFNRKKLIGKNKRKRQEVLKEINGRSADFNIGGSNRTQIMTAYRENCIQIACYLEYAGSLSPKALIEMGAGKKTPSILTKNYYGWFERVKRGIYALSEKGHKEMKQYPEVCKFYKKE
- a CDS encoding DUF2207 domain-containing protein; the protein is MKIKHRLFCLFPLLLLLVSCGDNNHALTIESANIQANIDSDGTVHITELYTYHNSFNKTTRSMDDNIENFEAYHAPNQLAEKDLETLNLEPLTVKKMKNDYQISSSSENELKQIVFSYDIKDAITKYNDIADLQYIFFDEIKDGGIDDVMLKLSTPKKQKNQDTFIFFHSSNQPIIHTVDDETYYTYDFLSQSESIDFRFIFPAIELTNRPIDEAKNFKNELLISESALQSRYKNVEDNFNSKVSILLIAIISSIVIGAYLILRHPNTINHEKKNKKALLALMEKTDPLIVHYVNKHAKLTKEAIIAGLFSLHKRNIITLSEVPSALNQGTTFRFTWKRVHQKLDEPELHLKNWLFTKHDEQGPYFLLESMMIFEQNKCRSKKKRTTNSDMSNFDKWCPLLKKYDSFNKIKTNYIPFQLFSFSLVFFTLGMFTYLVLNDVWGSNQQYTVILSFTLYGAIVLVYNCRKLLLNLLLCAIFLQSLFFTFTTATFLYLAFIIIAGSLTFLIPTACWRSDMNELRRAIKLAKKLFKQNKYPIGITPKHIQNQMQYAIILNQESNFAQACKPIPPSLLVTGNYPLLHNSKHTAAVFDHSLQTISQPVAK
- a CDS encoding YfhD family protein, translating into MGRDEHQHGKHNKAKLPQTPKNQKDSDGVDIEMSNNPEVQFGVNEAEEKDNRK
- a CDS encoding peptidylprolyl isomerase, which produces MTIKIKPILTLISSLLLLLLIASCGSVTETDDVEEQLSEQLDLSDVEENPVVTITMENGTEIILELYPKIAPNTVANFISLIEEGFYDGLIFHRVIPGFMIQGGDPDGTGGGGPGYSIPGEFSSNGFENNLLHERGVLSMARTNEPDSAGSQFFIMVADSPSLDGEYASFGKVIEGMEVVDTIVASELDPNATDKPLNDQRMKTVVVNTFGYDYPEPNVE